The DNA region AActcaaatttcattaaatgagTCAACAGATcgaagaaattaaatattcaaaattaaatgatagaaagtattgattaaaaaaaaattaaatacaaatacttTTTGACAATACACACAATATCCTTGCCCTCGACAAAAGGTCATGGCCCTTTACCCCCCAGCCACCCCCCTGCacttacaataaaaaaaaaaacaaaaaatatttgaaaaaaaaaataaacaaaaatcaagTGCAAGAATTTAATTCATGCACTTTTTCCTAACTGTatttttgtgttgttgttttttttgttttttttttgttttttttttttttatttccatacgttttattgttattaaattacataatcaTTAATAGGAATTAATAGTTATTTctacgcaaaaaaaaaaaatgttttatcattttttctataaaaaatgaaattttattttatgagaataataataattgtaaataatatttggctCGTGTGTATTATCATCAagtgtttgaaaaaatttttttataattttaaaacatttaaaaaaaaatttctagtcATCAATCTGTCATCGAagagatttttgtttttaaattttttgtttttttatatttaaatttttttttaaattgctgaGGGTTTGCTCCACATTATTGGAGCTGGGGGGCATACAGGACAAGATGACAGAGAGactgattaaaatttttcttatcaaatgttgatatttttcttctttttaacttgaaaatatttaaaaataaaaattatgcttCTGTAGCTTCTTCTTCTccttcatcgtcatcatcatcaacaccaaCGCATTTTTGACAGACTGGTTTGCCCTCCATTGCATAAAAAGACTTTCCAGACACTGGATTCTTGCAATCctaaaataaacatcaatgaaaaacacaaaaataataaatatacttgaaaaGATCAAGTAAAATTTTGACACAACAAATGACTCAATTAATAtcctgtaataaaaaaatatataattaaataaataaataataaatatttatacccTGCAAACAAAACAATCAGGATGCCATTGACTGTTTAATgcagatatataattttccatAATAGCACGATTACATCCACCACATTTTGGTGCAAacatatcaaaataatcatcTCGACAATATGGTTTTCCATCACGTTCATGAAAGCCTTCTTCACCAAATTGTTTTCCACATTGAGCACAGAAAAAATGCTCAGTATGCCATGTTTTTTCCAATGCAGTAACACATTTCtgcaaaagataaaataatgaaattaataaacaaatatatttataaataataaataaaatataaaatataattttacatcaaGTATTGGTCCATTACAATAAGCACATCTtggtgaaaataaattatgataatcaGTTTCACAATATGGATGTCCTTCacgttcaaaaaaatttcttgtacCAAGTTCTTCACGACAATGTGTACATGTAAAATGTTCTGGATGCCATGTTTTACCAAGTGCTGTTATAACTTGTCCAACAATTGGTTTTTCACATGCACTACAACAACCTTTTTGTGTTGTATTAACACCTTGTCTACTCATGTCTGCTTGTAAATTACCAAGCATAGAATCCAAttgattttgtttaaatataatattactaCTTTCACCTTTTTGTGGTTGATAATTATGTGATGTTTGTGTTTCAGTTATATGAATTTTAGATTGTTGTTGTGatgttgttgtatttgatggtgatgatgataataataattcaccagGTAATGGACTTGGTATACTTTTTGTTGCTTTATTTGGTTTTGCATATGGTGAATCAGTAACTGTTTGATGTTGATGAGTACTACcgtttatctaaaaaaaaaaaaaacaattaaataaacaataataattatttttaaattatatttttcaattaaaattatttgtaatagttttatttcgataatttataattaatatttaactaaaCCTTTCTTGTCTCAGTGAGCTTCCAAGACTGACTGAACTAAACTCTCATGatcaaagataaatttttttgaaaaaataaataaatatataaaaatcaaactaCTAAAAATCCCCActacattatttaaatcaagaataaacatgaaaatgaGGAAAAGAGAAAGATGACattggtgatgatgattctTAGGATTTTGTTATATTGAGGGGGTTTAATTTGTGGTACTGATGCAAGTTATTTTAGTAACTTGGCCAGCCAAGAATGGGCAGACAGacgtttttaaatatcaaaattgtattttaaatcaagTGGGACATgtggttattttattatttaaaaaattattccttATTTTGtcgaattaataataaaattaatctagTATTTTTAAGGAAGTATATAACTTGATTCAATTTTGTACAttgtataaaatgaaaaaaaaacaaatggttATGACAAACTGCATGAATTATTAAGATGCAAAataagacaaaataaaattatatattttatagttttacaattaaattaatcaactttTACTAATGTACTATCAACAGATTACTAATGTACTCTTTTAATTACCTTGAATTCTGATAATGATGCCATAAGATCATCAAGTTCTTTTGTTGCATTTGATGCAGTATGACCATTTGTAAAGCTTCTATTAAGTGAACCATGATTTGGAAAACCTTCATAAATTGGCTGAACTTCAGTTGATGTTTCTTGTATTGTAACTTTAACTCTTCCATCATTTGTATATTCtctgttgaaatatatttgcattaaatattttaatataatttatctattgtttatttatttattaaaaatattgtaatattttctttaccCATTTGGCACTGCTGTACTCAATTCTTCAAGTAAATAATCAACAGTAGGTCGTGATGTTGACAAACTACTTGCTGATCTCATTGTTGGACTTGTTGATCCTCTCAAATCTTGAGTTAATTAACAATCAAAACTTATagatataatattaacaaagaaacaacaaaaaaaaaaaaatcagtaaaatcatttttttctaaaatgaaatttattttttgttaaccatttaaaaatagatatattttttgcaatatttattggCAATATTCCAATATTTCAATCAACTTTTACTGgcgaataattttattataaataatataatgataatttaattattttaaaaactcacCACCAGAACGATCTTGAAATTGTGAATTATATCTTGCATTACTTAAATCTTGAAGCAATGTATCGAGctcagataaattattattcaatgatgGCATTTTACCAGATGATTGATAAGGCAAACTATTTAGCTTTACAGATTCTTCAATA from Aphidius gifuensis isolate YNYX2018 linkage group LG5, ASM1490517v1, whole genome shotgun sequence includes:
- the LOC122857221 gene encoding paxillin isoform X3, whose amino-acid sequence is MDRSMYGKVHRGAVYQPYRITSKKAEAPGYALLADLQNTVSPENNHHVTNNPTPGYGSLNGARNHGSNVYRSYENHTSPLPPQSPTYQNREVIEESVKLNSLPYQSSGKMPSLNNNLSELDTLLQDLSNARYNSQFQDRSGDLRGSTSPTMRSASSLSTSRPTVDYLLEELSTAVPNGEYTNDGRVKVTIQETSTEVQPIYEGFPNHGSLNRSFTNGHTASNATKELDDLMASLSEFKINGSTHQHQTVTDSPYAKPNKATKSIPSPLPGELLLSSSPSNTTTSQQQSKIHITETQTSHNYQPQKGESSNIIFKQNQLDSMLGNLQADMSRQGVNTTQKGCCSACEKPIVGQVITALGKTWHPEHFTCTHCREELGTRNFFEREGHPYCETDYHNLFSPRCAYCNGPILDKCVTALEKTWHTEHFFCAQCGKQFGEEGFHERDGKPYCRDDYFDMFAPKCGGCNRAIMENYISALNSQWHPDCFVCRDCRQKFQGGSFFDHEGLPYCETHYHAKRGSLCAGCHKPITGRCITAMFRKFHPEHFVCAFCLKQLNKGTFKEQNDKPYCHGCFEKLFG
- the LOC122857221 gene encoding paxillin isoform X5 produces the protein MDDLDALLADLQNTVSPENNHHVTNNPTPGYGSLNGARNHGSNVYRSYENHTSPLPPQSPTYQNREVIEESVKLNSLPYQSSGKMPSLNNNLSELDTLLQDLSNARYNSQFQDRSGDLRGSTSPTMRSASSLSTSRPTVDYLLEELSTAVPNGEYTNDGRVKVTIQETSTEVQPIYEGFPNHGSLNRSFTNGHTASNATKELDDLMASLSEFKINGSTHQHQTVTDSPYAKPNKATKSIPSPLPGELLLSSSPSNTTTSQQQSKIHITETQTSHNYQPQKGESSNIIFKQNQLDSMLGNLQADMSRQGVNTTQKGCCSACEKPIVGQVITALGKTWHPEHFTCTHCREELGTRNFFEREGHPYCETDYHNLFSPRCAYCNGPILDKCVTALEKTWHTEHFFCAQCGKQFGEEGFHERDGKPYCRDDYFDMFAPKCGGCNRAIMENYISALNSQWHPDCFVCRDCRQKFQGGSFFDHEGLPYCETHYHAKRGSLCAGCHKPITGRCITAMFRKFHPEHFVCAFCLKQLNKGTFKEQNDKPYCHGCFEKLFG
- the LOC122857221 gene encoding paxillin isoform X1 encodes the protein MIMEENNSETVNIIKNKINKQLLKKFEESPEVLSLDALLADLQNTVSPENNHHVTNNPTPGYGSLNGARNHGSNVYRSYENHTSPLPPQSPTYQNREVIEESVKLNSLPYQSSGKMPSLNNNLSELDTLLQDLSNARYNSQFQDRSGDLRGSTSPTMRSASSLSTSRPTVDYLLEELSTAVPNGEYTNDGRVKVTIQETSTEVQPIYEGFPNHGSLNRSFTNGHTASNATKELDDLMASLSEFKINGSTHQHQTVTDSPYAKPNKATKSIPSPLPGELLLSSSPSNTTTSQQQSKIHITETQTSHNYQPQKGESSNIIFKQNQLDSMLGNLQADMSRQGVNTTQKGCCSACEKPIVGQVITALGKTWHPEHFTCTHCREELGTRNFFEREGHPYCETDYHNLFSPRCAYCNGPILDKCVTALEKTWHTEHFFCAQCGKQFGEEGFHERDGKPYCRDDYFDMFAPKCGGCNRAIMENYISALNSQWHPDCFVCRDCRQKFQGGSFFDHEGLPYCETHYHAKRGSLCAGCHKPITGRCITAMFRKFHPEHFVCAFCLKQLNKGTFKEQNDKPYCHGCFEKLFG
- the LOC122857221 gene encoding paxillin isoform X7, encoding MLGNLQADMSRQGVNTTQKGCCSACEKPIVGQVITALGKTWHPEHFTCTHCREELGTRNFFEREGHPYCETDYHNLFSPRCAYCNGPILDKCVTALEKTWHTEHFFCAQCGKQFGEEGFHERDGKPYCRDDYFDMFAPKCGGCNRAIMENYISALNSQWHPDCFVCRDCKNPVSGKSFYAMEGKPVCQKCVGVDDDDDEGEEEATEA
- the LOC122857221 gene encoding paxillin isoform X6: MIMEENNSETVNIIKNKINKQLLKKFEESPEVLSLDALLADLQNTVSPENNHHVTNNPTPGYGSLNGARNHGSNVYRSYENHTSPLPPQSPTYQNREVIEESVKLNSLPYQSSGKMPSLNNNLSELDTLLQDLSNARYNSQFQDRSGDLRGSTSPTMRSASSLSTSRPTVDYLLEELSTAVPNGEYTNDGRVKVTIQETSTEVQPIYEGFPNHGSLNRSFTNGHTASNATKELDDLMASLSEFKINGSTHQHQTVTDSPYAKPNKATKSIPSPLPGELLLSSSPSNTTTSQQQSKIHITETQTSHNYQPQKGESSNIIFKQNQLDSMLGNLQADMSRQGVNTTQKGCCSACEKPIVGQVITALGKTWHPEHFTCTHCREELGTRNFFEREGHPYCETDYHNLFSPRCAYCNGPILDKCVTALEKTWHTEHFFCAQCGKQFGEEGFHERDGKPYCRDDYFDMFAPKCGGCNRAIMENYISALNSQWHPDCFVCRDCKNPVSGKSFYAMEGKPVCQKCVGVDDDDDEGEEEATEA
- the LOC122857221 gene encoding paxillin isoform X2, with the protein product MNISRATSPIVPIISNRLKTIQKHEPWEDHINALLADLQNTVSPENNHHVTNNPTPGYGSLNGARNHGSNVYRSYENHTSPLPPQSPTYQNREVIEESVKLNSLPYQSSGKMPSLNNNLSELDTLLQDLSNARYNSQFQDRSGDLRGSTSPTMRSASSLSTSRPTVDYLLEELSTAVPNGEYTNDGRVKVTIQETSTEVQPIYEGFPNHGSLNRSFTNGHTASNATKELDDLMASLSEFKINGSTHQHQTVTDSPYAKPNKATKSIPSPLPGELLLSSSPSNTTTSQQQSKIHITETQTSHNYQPQKGESSNIIFKQNQLDSMLGNLQADMSRQGVNTTQKGCCSACEKPIVGQVITALGKTWHPEHFTCTHCREELGTRNFFEREGHPYCETDYHNLFSPRCAYCNGPILDKCVTALEKTWHTEHFFCAQCGKQFGEEGFHERDGKPYCRDDYFDMFAPKCGGCNRAIMENYISALNSQWHPDCFVCRDCRQKFQGGSFFDHEGLPYCETHYHAKRGSLCAGCHKPITGRCITAMFRKFHPEHFVCAFCLKQLNKGTFKEQNDKPYCHGCFEKLFG
- the LOC122857221 gene encoding paxillin isoform X4; its protein translation is MMMMPDALLADLQNTVSPENNHHVTNNPTPGYGSLNGARNHGSNVYRSYENHTSPLPPQSPTYQNREVIEESVKLNSLPYQSSGKMPSLNNNLSELDTLLQDLSNARYNSQFQDRSGDLRGSTSPTMRSASSLSTSRPTVDYLLEELSTAVPNGEYTNDGRVKVTIQETSTEVQPIYEGFPNHGSLNRSFTNGHTASNATKELDDLMASLSEFKINGSTHQHQTVTDSPYAKPNKATKSIPSPLPGELLLSSSPSNTTTSQQQSKIHITETQTSHNYQPQKGESSNIIFKQNQLDSMLGNLQADMSRQGVNTTQKGCCSACEKPIVGQVITALGKTWHPEHFTCTHCREELGTRNFFEREGHPYCETDYHNLFSPRCAYCNGPILDKCVTALEKTWHTEHFFCAQCGKQFGEEGFHERDGKPYCRDDYFDMFAPKCGGCNRAIMENYISALNSQWHPDCFVCRDCRQKFQGGSFFDHEGLPYCETHYHAKRGSLCAGCHKPITGRCITAMFRKFHPEHFVCAFCLKQLNKGTFKEQNDKPYCHGCFEKLFG